Proteins from one Mesorhizobium sp. M9A.F.Ca.ET.002.03.1.2 genomic window:
- a CDS encoding alpha/beta hydrolase has protein sequence MATTIKTIETSHGTIAVRESAGAGMPVLMVHGNSSSGAVFRNQFDGRIGATYRLIAADLPGHGESCNAVDPDRSYSMPGYADAMTEVMNKLGIEKAAVFGWSLGGHIGLEMIDRYPGMLGLMITGTPPIAAADLSKGFKTSPHMNLAGQETFTEDDIDAYAHSTCGEPYDQLLRNAVARTDGRARRLMLGKFAAGEGKDQSTIVAGKTPPIAVLNGADEPFVNTDFVDTIPFSNLWEGKKHLISNSGHAPFWDSPDRFDPIFDRFLKSLEPGWR, from the coding sequence ATGGCGACCACAATCAAAACGATCGAAACCAGTCACGGCACGATCGCCGTACGCGAAAGCGCCGGCGCCGGCATGCCGGTGCTGATGGTCCACGGCAATTCGTCGTCGGGCGCCGTCTTCCGCAATCAGTTCGACGGCAGGATCGGCGCAACCTACCGTCTGATCGCCGCCGATCTTCCCGGCCATGGCGAGTCCTGCAACGCGGTCGATCCGGATCGCAGCTACTCGATGCCGGGTTACGCCGACGCGATGACCGAGGTGATGAACAAGCTTGGCATCGAAAAGGCAGCGGTCTTCGGCTGGTCGCTGGGCGGTCACATCGGGCTGGAGATGATCGACCGCTATCCCGGCATGCTCGGCCTGATGATCACAGGCACGCCGCCGATCGCCGCCGCCGACCTCTCAAAGGGCTTCAAGACAAGCCCGCATATGAACCTCGCCGGCCAGGAGACCTTCACCGAAGACGATATCGACGCCTATGCGCACTCGACCTGCGGCGAGCCCTATGACCAGTTGCTCCGCAATGCCGTCGCGCGCACCGATGGCCGCGCGCGCAGACTGATGCTCGGCAAATTCGCGGCTGGCGAAGGCAAGGACCAGAGCACGATCGTCGCCGGCAAGACGCCGCCGATCGCGGTTCTCAACGGCGCCGACGAGCCATTCGTCAACACCGATTTCGTCGATACGATCCCGTTCTCCAACCTCTGGGAAGGCAAGAAACACCTGATCAGCAATTCCGGCCACGCGCCGTTCTGGGATTCGCCGGACCGGTTCGATCCGATCTTCGATCGGTTTCTGAAAAGCCTGGAACCTGGCTGGCGCTAA
- a CDS encoding DUF982 domain-containing protein, giving the protein MDRLQFEVPVRITPAPGLPIEEIYSVEQALDFLQGWPVCRQGPVYQAAFNACFGATVDLVKTEDACRAFMAFCRVSSLLARDMMVPGKRGGGARGVRV; this is encoded by the coding sequence ATGGACAGGTTGCAATTCGAGGTACCGGTGCGCATCACGCCCGCGCCCGGTTTGCCGATCGAGGAGATATACAGCGTCGAACAGGCGCTGGATTTCCTGCAAGGCTGGCCGGTTTGCCGGCAGGGCCCGGTCTATCAGGCTGCGTTCAATGCCTGCTTCGGCGCCACGGTCGACCTGGTCAAGACCGAGGACGCTTGCAGGGCGTTCATGGCGTTCTGCCGGGTGAGCAGCCTGCTTGCCAGGGACATGATGGTTCCGGGCAAGCGAGGAGGCGGCGCGAGGGGGGTGAGGGTTTAG
- the map gene encoding type I methionyl aminopeptidase: MVTYLDAATAPPRNTGQIRLYGEEGFAGMRKACDLTARCLDELASMVAPGVTTEAIDRFVFEFGMDHGALPATLNYRGYTKSSCTSINHVVCHGIPENKPLKDGDIVNIDVTYILDGWHGDSSRMYPVGTIKRAAERLLEVTHECLMRGIAAIRPGARTGAIGAAIQTYAESERCSVVRDFCGHGVGQLFHDAPNILHYGSASEGVEMRPGMIFTVEPMINLGRPHVKVLSDGWTAVTRDRSLSAQYEHTIGVTETGCEIFTLSPKNLDRPGLPA, from the coding sequence ATGGTCACCTATCTCGACGCCGCCACGGCACCGCCCAGAAACACCGGCCAGATTCGCCTCTACGGCGAGGAAGGCTTCGCCGGCATGCGCAAGGCCTGCGACCTCACCGCGCGCTGTCTCGACGAACTGGCGTCGATGGTCGCGCCGGGCGTCACCACCGAAGCCATCGACCGTTTCGTCTTCGAGTTCGGCATGGATCACGGCGCATTGCCGGCGACGCTCAATTATCGCGGCTACACGAAGTCGTCCTGCACATCGATCAATCACGTCGTCTGCCATGGCATTCCCGAGAACAAGCCGTTGAAGGACGGCGACATCGTCAACATCGACGTCACCTACATCCTCGACGGCTGGCACGGCGATTCCTCGCGAATGTATCCGGTAGGCACGATCAAGCGCGCCGCCGAGCGCCTGCTCGAGGTCACGCACGAATGCCTGATGCGCGGCATCGCCGCGATCAGGCCCGGCGCCCGCACCGGCGCCATTGGCGCCGCCATCCAGACCTATGCCGAAAGCGAGCGCTGCTCGGTGGTCCGCGATTTCTGCGGCCACGGCGTCGGCCAGCTGTTTCACGATGCGCCGAACATCCTGCACTATGGCAGCGCCAGCGAGGGCGTCGAGATGCGGCCGGGCATGATCTTCACCGTCGAGCCGATGATCAATCTCGGCCGGCCGCACGTGAAAGTGCTGTCGGACGGCTGGACGGCGGTGACACGCGACCGCTCGCTGTCGGCGCAGTACGAGCACACGATCGGCGTTACCGAGACCGGATGCGAGATTTTCACGCTGTCGCCAAAAAACCTCGACCGCCCCGGCCTGCCGGCATAG
- a CDS encoding glycosyltransferase family 25 protein encodes MWPIFIINLDRAQDRMSATQALMDRCGLPFIRVAAHDWQTLTDADARRFVANPPPRFSKRALALSEIACFLSHIDVWAQIGAGKSPAAFVFEDDVEFDGSINKLLSEISSREPDWDILKLYSNKVKTLGDAVTLPSGYSYGTPRIIPMSTAAYAITRPAARELARVSLPFGRPVDLFIKHWWEHGSCVKLVQPSPVSRRADHLSSSEIEAGRGQSCHQSFLARFVRNSLYQLQFRHRTHVNAAHRPPGRRWLETTGHARMVGDELDAI; translated from the coding sequence ATGTGGCCCATTTTCATCATCAATCTGGACCGCGCACAAGATCGTATGTCGGCAACTCAAGCGCTGATGGATCGCTGTGGGCTGCCGTTCATCCGCGTTGCCGCTCACGATTGGCAAACGTTGACCGACGCTGACGCGCGGCGCTTCGTTGCAAATCCGCCGCCGCGGTTCAGCAAGCGCGCGCTTGCGCTGTCGGAGATCGCCTGTTTTCTCAGCCATATCGACGTCTGGGCGCAAATCGGCGCAGGGAAATCTCCAGCCGCTTTCGTTTTCGAGGATGACGTCGAATTCGACGGCTCGATAAACAAGCTGCTCTCGGAAATCAGCAGCAGGGAACCGGACTGGGACATACTGAAGCTCTACAGCAACAAGGTAAAAACCCTTGGCGATGCGGTGACCCTGCCGAGCGGCTATAGCTACGGCACACCCAGAATTATCCCGATGTCGACCGCCGCCTATGCGATTACGAGACCCGCCGCCAGGGAACTTGCCAGGGTAAGCCTACCGTTCGGGCGCCCCGTCGATCTTTTTATCAAGCATTGGTGGGAACACGGTTCATGCGTCAAGCTTGTGCAGCCGTCGCCGGTGTCGCGGCGCGCCGATCACCTGTCGAGCAGTGAGATCGAAGCTGGTCGAGGTCAATCGTGCCACCAGAGTTTTTTGGCTCGCTTCGTCCGAAACAGCCTGTACCAGTTGCAGTTCAGGCATAGAACCCATGTCAATGCGGCACACAGGCCGCCGGGCCGGAGATGGCTGGAAACAACCGGTCACGCGAGAATGGTAGGCGATGAACTCGACGCCATCTGA
- the radC gene encoding DNA repair protein RadC, translated as MATKSDDERSFFSENQFQPPGKTKASQEKPHYLGHRDRLRQRFATAGSDALLDYELLELLLFRLIPRADTKPVAKALLTRFGTLAEVLGAPVARLEEVSGIGPAVALDLKVIAATAQRAARSEITGREVLSTWTQVLEYCRSVMAFEEREQFRILFLDKKNALIADEVQQVGTVDHTPVYPREVVKRALELSATAIILAHNHPSGDPTPSRADIEMTKLVIATAKPLGIAVHDHIIIGKKGHSSMKGLLLI; from the coding sequence ATGGCGACAAAGAGCGATGACGAGCGGAGTTTCTTCTCCGAAAACCAGTTCCAGCCTCCAGGGAAAACCAAGGCGAGCCAGGAAAAGCCGCATTATCTCGGCCACCGCGACCGCTTGCGCCAACGGTTCGCCACTGCGGGGTCCGACGCCCTCCTCGACTACGAATTGCTGGAGCTTTTGCTCTTTCGCCTGATCCCTCGCGCCGACACCAAACCCGTCGCCAAGGCATTGCTGACACGCTTCGGCACGCTGGCCGAGGTGCTTGGCGCGCCCGTCGCGCGGCTTGAGGAGGTCAGCGGTATCGGCCCGGCGGTGGCGCTCGATCTGAAGGTCATTGCCGCGACCGCCCAACGAGCGGCACGCAGCGAGATCACGGGCCGCGAGGTCCTGTCGACGTGGACGCAGGTCCTCGAATACTGCCGGTCAGTCATGGCCTTCGAGGAACGTGAGCAGTTCCGTATCCTGTTTCTCGACAAGAAGAACGCGCTGATCGCCGACGAGGTGCAGCAGGTCGGCACCGTCGACCACACGCCGGTCTACCCGCGTGAAGTGGTCAAGCGCGCGCTCGAGCTCTCGGCCACCGCGATCATTCTGGCGCATAATCATCCTTCTGGAGACCCCACACCCTCGCGCGCCGATATCGAGATGACCAAGCTGGTCATCGCGACGGCCAAACCGCTCGGCATTGCCGTCCACGATCACATCATCATCGGCAAGAAGGGCCACTCGAGCATGAAGGGCCTGCTGCTGATCTGA
- a CDS encoding formyltransferase family protein, with protein sequence MAQTLGARKRHRAIFVPESCWVAARVIDAWLETGHEIAEIWCFDPGSMLLARTGAFPDRFFPGWDTASLIRHHGIPVRLCPRLKRWPEAVARVDETGADTLLTVMTHEIVPPSLLAPFGNRAINVHPALLPHYKGPSPRAAMLFDGVADKFGGVTAHILTPGIDEGAIIGQRHVPFGPAGGYAHWDALQAQAAASIVRHDLMDFLDGAREAVPQEPGSGSYRKCRNDEFRISSALEVDQVKRLCRLFGPAGRLVWKPDGIGAATRTYFISGFEKILGRPTSMPPNVNAWHIDLDVVDARLRLRRRRQLGRWRNSLDTVAAILHAGRATDV encoded by the coding sequence ATGGCACAAACATTAGGCGCGAGGAAGCGGCACCGCGCGATCTTTGTCCCAGAAAGCTGCTGGGTTGCGGCGCGCGTTATCGATGCGTGGCTGGAAACGGGCCATGAGATCGCCGAAATCTGGTGTTTTGACCCAGGCAGCATGCTTTTGGCCCGCACCGGCGCCTTCCCGGACCGCTTCTTTCCGGGCTGGGATACGGCAAGTCTCATCAGGCATCACGGCATTCCGGTACGGCTTTGCCCACGATTGAAACGGTGGCCCGAGGCTGTCGCTCGCGTTGACGAAACAGGCGCGGACACGCTGCTTACCGTGATGACGCATGAGATCGTTCCGCCGTCGCTTCTCGCGCCCTTCGGCAACAGGGCAATCAACGTCCATCCTGCATTGCTTCCGCACTACAAGGGTCCGTCGCCGCGTGCCGCGATGCTGTTCGACGGCGTCGCTGACAAATTTGGCGGCGTTACCGCGCACATACTGACCCCAGGCATTGACGAAGGTGCGATAATCGGCCAGCGGCATGTGCCGTTCGGCCCAGCCGGCGGCTACGCGCATTGGGACGCGCTTCAGGCTCAGGCTGCGGCTTCCATAGTTCGACATGATCTGATGGATTTCCTCGACGGCGCGAGAGAAGCAGTACCTCAGGAACCGGGATCCGGCAGTTATCGCAAGTGTAGGAATGACGAGTTTCGCATCTCTTCTGCGCTTGAAGTCGATCAAGTGAAGCGACTTTGCAGGTTGTTCGGTCCGGCTGGCCGGCTTGTCTGGAAGCCGGATGGGATCGGGGCAGCGACCCGGACCTATTTCATCAGCGGATTTGAAAAGATCCTGGGGCGACCGACAAGCATGCCGCCAAATGTGAATGCTTGGCATATCGACCTCGACGTCGTCGACGCACGGCTCCGGCTGAGACGGCGCCGGCAATTGGGGCGCTGGCGAAATTCGCTCGACACTGTTGCCGCGATTTTGCATGCAGGCCGGGCCACAGACGTTTGA
- a CDS encoding polysaccharide pyruvyl transferase family protein: protein MPVRTNAPYALIDYPDYLNPGDAAIWLGTRAVLDKLNGTPPAYTSALKNFSPQRCRSAIGDGVIYFLGGGNFGDFYSRHHRARLHALSLVPRNPVVQLPASCAWTAETDAAVLEETRRVLSNREPVIFFAREEKSRADLERLLGLESTLCPDLAHALHFEPSAPTADLRAVLRNDQEASQPVAPPAIEVFDWRDLKAQVAWNRFGKFALAVAPRSKKLGTQDWVTSAKVASAVSLLRPARTVITDRLHAFILSTELGRNVVVLDNRTGKVFAYIDAWREHFPHAGKAANLRSAIGAVSDFQTASNLMMSHDD from the coding sequence ATGCCCGTTCGCACCAACGCGCCCTATGCCTTGATCGACTATCCGGATTATTTGAATCCCGGCGATGCGGCAATCTGGCTCGGCACCCGGGCCGTCCTCGATAAGCTCAACGGTACACCGCCGGCCTACACCTCGGCGCTGAAGAATTTTTCGCCGCAAAGGTGTCGTTCCGCGATCGGCGACGGCGTGATCTATTTTCTGGGTGGGGGGAATTTCGGGGACTTTTATTCCCGGCACCACCGCGCGCGCCTACACGCTCTTTCGCTCGTTCCGAGGAATCCCGTCGTGCAACTTCCTGCAAGCTGCGCATGGACGGCCGAGACCGATGCCGCGGTGCTCGAGGAGACACGCCGCGTGCTGAGCAATCGGGAGCCGGTGATCTTCTTTGCGCGTGAGGAAAAGTCGCGGGCCGATCTCGAACGGTTGCTTGGACTCGAAAGCACGCTTTGCCCGGATCTCGCCCATGCGTTGCATTTCGAGCCATCCGCGCCCACCGCCGACCTCCGCGCCGTCCTGCGCAACGATCAGGAGGCGTCCCAACCCGTGGCCCCACCGGCAATCGAGGTGTTCGACTGGCGCGATCTGAAGGCCCAGGTCGCCTGGAACCGCTTTGGCAAGTTCGCTCTCGCGGTTGCTCCGCGCTCCAAAAAACTCGGCACGCAGGACTGGGTGACCTCTGCCAAGGTGGCAAGCGCGGTGTCGCTGCTGCGGCCGGCGCGGACGGTCATCACCGACCGGCTGCATGCCTTCATATTGTCGACTGAGCTTGGGCGAAATGTAGTGGTTCTGGACAACCGGACCGGAAAGGTGTTCGCCTATATCGACGCATGGCGGGAGCATTTTCCTCATGCTGGCAAGGCCGCCAATCTGCGGAGTGCCATTGGCGCAGTGTCTGATTTCCAGACCGCATCCAACCTGATGATGAGCCATGACGACTGA